One Hugenholtzia roseola DSM 9546 DNA segment encodes these proteins:
- a CDS encoding DUF2279 domain-containing protein — protein sequence MIKRKISKLGWIYALFLAALIPLCKGAEKGKFALSDSLPQKQTANKETKKKTKFVPFLGLGTAYGAGLYGLDRLWYAKAPRSPFHFFDDSPQWRQMDKLGHAYTTYQIGRLGEAFFRKSLPDTPKNRKIATWVGGSLGFLMLLPVEILDGFSAAYGASLSDLGANAFGSFLFIGQELAFSNRHHRQKIKLKFSYQPSPYAPLRPNVLGSNFMERLLKDYNGQRYWLSFSPLPARSKVAFLSLSVGYSANKMLYGRENENNAAGFVSYRSYYLSLDVDWERIQTQNKFVKTLFFFVNCIKIPAPTLFWDRKNKWQSRILFF from the coding sequence ATGATAAAACGCAAAATTTCCAAATTAGGTTGGATTTATGCTCTTTTTTTAGCCGCCCTAATCCCCCTTTGCAAGGGTGCAGAGAAGGGCAAATTTGCACTTTCAGACTCACTGCCCCAAAAACAGACGGCAAACAAAGAAACGAAGAAAAAAACAAAGTTTGTGCCTTTTCTGGGCTTAGGCACTGCCTACGGTGCAGGTCTGTACGGATTAGATAGGCTTTGGTATGCAAAAGCACCGCGCAGCCCTTTTCATTTTTTTGATGATAGCCCCCAATGGCGACAAATGGACAAGCTCGGACACGCCTACACTACTTATCAAATAGGACGCTTAGGCGAAGCCTTTTTCCGAAAAAGCCTACCCGATACCCCCAAAAATCGCAAAATCGCTACTTGGGTAGGCGGCAGTTTGGGCTTTCTGATGCTGCTACCCGTAGAAATCTTAGACGGCTTTTCGGCAGCTTATGGCGCAAGTCTTTCCGATTTAGGCGCAAATGCCTTTGGCAGTTTCCTTTTTATCGGACAAGAACTTGCCTTTTCAAATCGGCATCATAGGCAGAAAATCAAGCTCAAATTTTCATATCAGCCCTCGCCATACGCTCCCTTGCGCCCCAATGTGTTGGGTTCGAATTTTATGGAACGGCTCTTGAAAGACTACAACGGACAGCGATATTGGCTCTCCTTTTCTCCTCTGCCTGCTCGCTCGAAGGTTGCTTTTTTGAGCCTAAGTGTGGGCTATAGCGCAAACAAAATGCTCTATGGCAGAGAAAACGAAAACAACGCAGCAGGGTTTGTGAGTTATAGAAGCTATTATCTTTCCCTCGATGTAGATTGGGAACGAATCCAAACACAGAATAAATTTGTCAAGACCTTATTTTTTTTCGTAAATTGCATAAAAATACCTGCCCCAACGCTTTTTTGGGATAGAAAAAACAAATGGCAGAGCCGCATTTTGTTTTTTTAA
- a CDS encoding MXAN_6640 family putative metalloprotease, with the protein MKKYLLGLAIGLGLQIPIAEAQNSPNYQLSSELIAAFQEVQSHNHSHADGRNQIHKNCLTPLLLQVKGSWDELTDEAKQVFQQFEDRPSLASEQVVESEHFAFHFTLVGSDAIDVADNNGNGTPDYIEKMITAFEKVYDDEITRQGYIFPPSDEGIGGSDLYDVYIFDIGEGLYGYVQPEDIIGDNPNSSPVESNAGTSFMAMRHNYRGFGNQDVALNVTAAHEFFHAIQMGYRVDFRLRNPSAWIYESTAAWMEDEVFAGADDNLQYLPSLFDAPDVATNLNFADQGWSEFRNFQGHWYGGWILMQYIEEAATYEIIRKTWEKIRSEDEIVALNASLNEVTGRNLKQIFNDFSIASQLLTNSSGAGVYTFERAEDYKTSLRRFTGRTGVRTENNFTFSGTATTYSSGQGNSRLLRFSRDYIRLNTSQQKFKIKLVVNSSEVAMQLLKINSSTGAFEVQGGIDSKEIEVTNGTNFDQFFIIVSRYDFEIRNTNSIQYSLDVEPVDQTTEPTGIDNLAQGELVNLFPNPTTEKVWIAYELQTQESIALTVHDLTGRNLFQTQTSENKGVMEIPAQNLQKGSYLVSIWKEGQRVAVRRFVKE; encoded by the coding sequence ATGAAAAAATACCTACTCGGACTTGCAATAGGCTTAGGCTTGCAAATTCCTATCGCAGAGGCGCAAAATTCGCCTAATTACCAACTTTCTTCGGAACTTATCGCCGCTTTCCAAGAAGTACAAAGCCACAACCACTCACACGCAGACGGGCGCAACCAGATACATAAAAACTGCCTAACCCCCCTACTTTTGCAGGTAAAAGGTTCGTGGGACGAGCTAACCGACGAGGCAAAACAAGTATTCCAACAATTTGAAGACCGCCCAAGCCTTGCCAGCGAACAAGTAGTCGAGTCCGAACATTTCGCCTTTCACTTTACACTTGTTGGGTCAGATGCCATCGACGTAGCCGACAACAACGGCAACGGAACGCCCGACTACATTGAAAAAATGATAACGGCTTTCGAAAAAGTCTATGATGACGAAATCACCCGACAAGGTTACATTTTCCCACCTTCTGACGAGGGTATTGGCGGTTCAGACTTGTATGATGTCTATATCTTCGACATCGGCGAAGGTTTGTATGGTTATGTGCAGCCCGAAGACATTATCGGCGACAATCCAAATTCTTCGCCTGTAGAGAGTAATGCAGGCACAAGTTTTATGGCAATGCGCCACAATTATCGCGGCTTTGGCAATCAAGATGTGGCTTTGAATGTTACGGCGGCACACGAATTTTTCCATGCCATTCAGATGGGCTATCGCGTAGATTTTCGCCTTCGCAACCCTTCGGCGTGGATTTACGAATCTACTGCCGCTTGGATGGAAGATGAGGTCTTTGCAGGTGCAGACGACAATTTGCAGTACCTACCAAGCCTTTTCGATGCCCCCGACGTAGCCACAAACCTCAACTTCGCCGACCAAGGCTGGTCTGAATTTCGTAACTTTCAAGGACATTGGTATGGCGGTTGGATTTTGATGCAATACATCGAAGAAGCCGCTACTTATGAGATTATCCGCAAGACGTGGGAAAAAATCCGCAGCGAAGATGAAATTGTAGCCCTCAATGCCTCCCTCAATGAAGTTACGGGTAGGAATTTAAAGCAAATTTTCAACGATTTTTCTATTGCGAGCCAACTTCTAACCAATAGCAGCGGCGCAGGAGTCTATACCTTCGAGCGTGCCGAAGACTACAAAACAAGCCTTCGCCGTTTTACGGGGCGCACAGGAGTACGCACAGAAAATAATTTCACCTTTTCGGGAACTGCCACCACTTACAGCAGTGGGCAAGGAAATAGCCGCCTATTGCGTTTCAGTCGCGATTACATTCGCCTAAATACTTCACAACAAAAGTTTAAAATCAAACTGGTTGTCAATAGCAGCGAGGTTGCCATGCAACTTTTGAAAATCAATAGCAGCACAGGCGCGTTCGAGGTACAAGGTGGAATTGATAGCAAAGAAATTGAGGTAACGAATGGTACAAATTTTGACCAATTTTTTATTATCGTTTCGCGCTATGATTTCGAAATTCGCAACACCAATTCTATCCAGTATTCCCTTGATGTAGAACCCGTAGACCAAACAACCGAACCAACGGGCATCGACAATTTAGCACAAGGCGAACTTGTCAATCTTTTCCCCAATCCAACCACAGAAAAAGTTTGGATTGCATACGAATTGCAGACGCAAGAAAGTATCGCCCTTACTGTTCACGACCTAACGGGAAGAAATCTTTTCCAGACACAAACATCTGAAAACAAAGGAGTTATGGAAATTCCTGCACAAAACCTCCAAAAAGGAAGCTACTTGGTTTCGATTTGGAAAGAGGGACAACGTGTAGCGGTGCGCCGTTTTGTGAAGGAATAA
- a CDS encoding DNA polymerase/3'-5' exonuclease PolX — protein sequence MKNKDFIKIFEKTAQLMELLGENEFQIRNYQNLIFKINSISQEVAQTSEKELERLGFSKNHIQKFEQIQAQGFFEKLQQLEQKTPAGLFEVLKIKGLGAKKVRRLWQELKIESLDDLKEALEKGSVSALKGFGEKTAQNIAEQIVFLNQQAGKVRLDTAQLLSLHLQKSLQSLQEKNPHLQIYQQVGEFRRKMPTISEIAFVVGIADFETQRTTIFENLHQIESLVFDKAQSNPYTWRGYFEETHLKEIQVVFYLTTSASFYAKVVEKTGSQAHLQKVGTSGKTLLSLCQESYRHQLSNPNKNSFKSEAEVYAACGLEMPPPPLREGLFEDFFYIQTQKKNSPLLELNHIKGILHAHSTDSDGKQSLEEMAQACAQKGFTYLGLTDHSQAAHYAGGLTPERVLAQQARIDQWNAQNPTFRIFKGIEADILANGDLDYEPKILETFDFVIASVHSGLKMSQEKATERLLKAIQNPFTTILGHPTGRLLLSREGYPLDFQAIIEACATHQVAIEINANPYRLDLDWQQVGYAIEKGVKIAICPDAHSIAGIEDTQFGVWIAQKAGLTVADTLNALNSQEFESYLKMIKRKKLALNQ from the coding sequence ATGAAAAACAAAGATTTTATCAAAATTTTTGAGAAGACAGCCCAACTTATGGAGCTATTGGGCGAAAACGAATTTCAGATTAGAAACTATCAAAATCTAATTTTTAAAATTAATAGCATCAGCCAAGAGGTAGCCCAAACTTCCGAAAAAGAATTGGAAAGGTTAGGATTTTCTAAAAATCATATCCAAAAATTTGAACAGATACAAGCACAAGGCTTTTTTGAAAAATTGCAACAATTAGAGCAAAAAACTCCCGCAGGTCTTTTTGAAGTCTTGAAAATCAAGGGCTTAGGAGCAAAAAAAGTGCGTCGCCTTTGGCAGGAACTAAAAATTGAAAGTTTAGACGATTTGAAGGAGGCTTTGGAAAAGGGCAGTGTCAGTGCCTTGAAAGGTTTTGGCGAAAAGACAGCTCAAAATATTGCCGAACAAATTGTTTTTTTAAACCAACAAGCAGGAAAAGTAAGGTTAGATACAGCGCAGCTATTGAGTCTGCACCTACAAAAAAGCCTTCAAAGCCTACAAGAAAAAAATCCTCACCTGCAAATTTATCAGCAGGTAGGGGAATTTCGCCGAAAAATGCCCACTATTAGCGAAATAGCGTTTGTGGTAGGAATTGCAGACTTTGAAACACAGAGAACTACTATTTTTGAAAATCTGCACCAAATAGAAAGCCTTGTATTTGATAAAGCGCAGTCAAATCCTTATACTTGGCGCGGCTATTTTGAAGAAACGCATTTAAAAGAGATACAAGTAGTTTTTTATCTTACTACTTCTGCCTCTTTTTATGCAAAAGTAGTAGAAAAAACAGGTTCGCAGGCGCATCTGCAAAAGGTAGGCACTTCGGGCAAGACCCTTTTAAGCCTCTGTCAAGAAAGTTATCGCCACCAACTTTCAAATCCGAACAAAAATAGTTTCAAAAGCGAAGCCGAAGTATATGCTGCCTGTGGCTTAGAAATGCCGCCGCCGCCTTTGCGCGAGGGACTATTTGAAGATTTTTTTTATATTCAAACGCAAAAAAAGAACAGTCCGCTTTTAGAACTAAATCATATAAAAGGTATTTTACACGCCCATTCTACTGATAGCGACGGCAAACAGAGTTTGGAAGAGATGGCGCAGGCTTGCGCTCAAAAAGGTTTTACTTATTTAGGACTAACCGACCATTCGCAGGCGGCTCACTATGCAGGCGGACTTACACCCGAAAGGGTTTTGGCACAGCAAGCGCGAATAGACCAGTGGAACGCCCAAAATCCAACTTTTCGCATCTTTAAGGGCATAGAAGCCGACATTTTAGCCAATGGCGATTTAGATTATGAACCTAAAATTTTAGAAACTTTTGACTTTGTAATTGCCTCTGTTCATAGCGGTTTGAAAATGAGTCAGGAAAAAGCGACTGAACGCCTTTTGAAAGCCATTCAAAACCCTTTTACTACTATCTTGGGACACCCCACAGGTAGGCTTTTACTCTCACGTGAAGGCTATCCACTTGATTTTCAAGCAATTATAGAAGCCTGTGCCACGCACCAAGTTGCCATAGAAATCAATGCCAACCCCTATCGCCTCGATTTGGATTGGCAACAGGTAGGCTATGCCATTGAAAAAGGGGTAAAAATTGCCATCTGCCCCGATGCCCACTCGATAGCAGGTATTGAAGATACGCAGTTTGGCGTTTGGATTGCGCAAAAGGCAGGTCTTACTGTGGCTGATACGCTTAATGCGCTTAATAGTCAGGAATTTGAATCTTACTTAAAAATGATAAAAAGAAAGAAATTAGCTTTAAATCAATAA
- the hisA gene encoding 1-(5-phosphoribosyl)-5-[(5-phosphoribosylamino)methylideneamino]imidazole-4-carboxamide isomerase encodes MQLIPAIDLIEGKCVRLTKGDYNTSKIYNADPLVQAQIFEEKGITRLHMVDLDGAKAREPKHLSILEKIATKTNLIIDYGGGITTLQAAQEVLNRGAEMVNIGSLAVKQPDHFWEMLALLGGEKVLLAADVKQEHLLTSGWLEGSTWHIFDFIETHQKKGLTQFFCTDIDKDGALEGINLELYQKLRARFPELTLIASGGVSSQQDLDDLATAGIDGVIVGKAIYENKILI; translated from the coding sequence ATGCAACTCATTCCTGCCATCGATTTGATAGAGGGCAAATGTGTTCGCCTCACAAAGGGCGACTACAATACTTCTAAAATTTACAATGCCGACCCTTTGGTGCAGGCACAAATTTTTGAAGAAAAGGGCATTACGCGCCTACACATGGTCGATTTGGACGGTGCTAAGGCGCGTGAGCCAAAGCACCTAAGCATTTTAGAAAAAATTGCAACTAAAACCAATCTAATAATAGATTATGGGGGTGGTATTACAACCTTGCAAGCGGCGCAGGAAGTTCTAAATAGGGGGGCAGAAATGGTCAATATTGGCAGTTTGGCGGTGAAACAACCAGACCATTTTTGGGAAATGTTAGCACTTTTGGGAGGTGAAAAAGTCCTTTTGGCGGCAGATGTAAAGCAGGAGCATTTGCTTACCAGCGGTTGGCTTGAAGGCAGCACTTGGCATATTTTTGATTTCATAGAAACGCATCAAAAGAAGGGGCTTACGCAATTTTTTTGCACAGATATAGACAAAGATGGTGCATTAGAAGGTATAAACTTAGAACTGTATCAGAAACTAAGGGCGCGTTTTCCAGAGCTTACACTTATTGCCAGCGGTGGGGTGAGTTCGCAACAAGACCTTGACGATTTGGCTACGGCAGGTATTGATGGCGTGATTGTTGGAAAAGCTATTTATGAAAATAAAATTTTGATTTAG
- a CDS encoding RecQ family ATP-dependent DNA helicase: protein MAANIREILKTYWGYDAFRPLQEDIIAATLSGYDTLALMPTGGGKSICFQVPALAMEGVCLVVTPLIALMKDQVFQLRKRKIPAAAIFSGMHQKEIDLVLEWAAIGKIKFLYLSPERLKTNLFRERLKRMQVGLLAIDEAHCISQWGYDFRPPYTEIYQIRELLPKTPCLALTATATPKVKQDIMEKLHFPDSAKVFIKSFARANLSYSVFYEEDKPKKVLQILKNVQGSAIIYLRSRAACKEMAAWLRKQGISADYYHAGLTQEQRNTVQQSWIEGKIRLIAATNAFGMGIDKPDVRLVIHTELPDSLEAYYQEAGRAGRDEKKAYAVLLYNQNDIQNLTKRTLQAHPSSAIIRKTYQSLANYFKIAVGSFPKDSFDFDIEDFYKKFNIPYTEAYYSLKKLEEQEFIQLSESFYLPSKLHFLLTSQDLYNYQIRYPEMDSFIKTLMRLYGGLFSAYVSIQEKKIATQAKITPFETKNKLEFLAQTGVLDYIPQKDAPQLQFLTERYGAADLPLNEAFLAFRKNDALDKISAMTQYVQNQVRCRTQVLLEYFGEITDQICGVCDVCIQKKKQSSTTQLLKNEQDTAKISTAILQMLTSEPIELRLLVEKISTHQGILQSEKIMTALKKLLEEELIARNQFGEIYKK, encoded by the coding sequence ATGGCTGCAAATATTCGCGAAATTCTCAAAACATATTGGGGCTACGACGCTTTTCGTCCTTTGCAGGAAGACATCATTGCCGCCACTTTGAGCGGCTACGATACCCTTGCCCTGATGCCTACGGGAGGGGGGAAATCTATCTGTTTTCAAGTGCCTGCCTTAGCTATGGAGGGGGTCTGTTTGGTCGTAACGCCCCTGATTGCCTTGATGAAAGACCAAGTTTTCCAACTTCGCAAGCGCAAAATTCCCGCTGCCGCTATCTTTTCGGGCATGCATCAAAAAGAAATTGATTTAGTTTTGGAATGGGCTGCAATAGGCAAAATCAAGTTCCTCTATCTTTCCCCCGAAAGGCTCAAAACAAACCTTTTCCGCGAGCGGCTCAAACGCATGCAAGTGGGGCTTTTGGCAATCGACGAGGCGCACTGCATTTCGCAATGGGGCTACGATTTTCGTCCGCCCTACACCGAAATTTATCAAATTCGCGAACTACTGCCCAAAACACCTTGCCTTGCCCTTACTGCTACGGCTACGCCAAAAGTAAAACAAGACATCATGGAAAAATTACATTTTCCTGATAGTGCAAAAGTATTTATTAAAAGTTTTGCAAGGGCAAACCTCTCTTATTCGGTTTTTTATGAAGAAGATAAGCCTAAAAAAGTTTTACAAATTCTAAAAAATGTGCAAGGTTCGGCTATTATTTATTTGAGAAGTAGAGCGGCTTGCAAAGAAATGGCGGCTTGGCTTCGCAAGCAAGGTATCTCTGCCGATTATTACCATGCAGGACTGACGCAGGAGCAGCGCAATACCGTTCAGCAGTCGTGGATAGAGGGTAAAATTCGCCTTATCGCTGCCACCAACGCTTTTGGAATGGGCATTGATAAGCCCGATGTGCGCCTTGTCATTCATACTGAACTGCCCGATTCGCTCGAAGCCTACTATCAGGAAGCAGGGCGTGCAGGTAGGGACGAAAAAAAAGCATACGCCGTCTTGCTTTACAACCAAAATGATATTCAAAATCTAACAAAAAGAACATTACAGGCACACCCCAGCAGCGCAATCATTAGAAAAACATATCAATCTTTGGCAAATTATTTTAAAATTGCGGTAGGAAGTTTTCCCAAAGATAGTTTTGATTTTGATATAGAAGATTTTTACAAAAAATTTAACATTCCTTATACAGAGGCTTACTATTCTCTAAAAAAGTTGGAAGAACAAGAGTTTATACAACTATCAGAAAGTTTTTATTTGCCTTCAAAATTGCATTTTCTCCTGACTTCACAAGATTTATACAATTATCAAATTCGCTATCCCGAAATGGATTCTTTTATCAAAACGTTGATGCGTCTTTATGGGGGACTTTTTTCGGCTTATGTTTCGATACAAGAGAAAAAAATTGCGACACAGGCAAAAATTACACCTTTTGAAACAAAAAATAAGTTAGAATTTTTAGCACAAACGGGCGTATTGGATTACATACCACAAAAAGACGCGCCCCAACTGCAATTTCTCACCGAACGGTATGGGGCAGCGGATTTGCCCCTCAATGAAGCGTTTTTGGCTTTTCGTAAAAATGACGCACTCGACAAAATCTCTGCCATGACGCAATATGTTCAAAATCAGGTGCGCTGTCGAACCCAAGTTTTGCTGGAATATTTTGGTGAGATAACCGACCAAATTTGTGGCGTTTGTGATGTTTGTATTCAGAAAAAGAAACAAAGCTCGACTACACAACTGCTTAAAAATGAGCAAGATACTGCAAAAATTAGCACCGCCATACTGCAAATGCTCACCTCCGAACCAATAGAATTGCGACTTCTTGTAGAAAAAATTAGCACTCATCAGGGCATCTTGCAAAGTGAAAAAATTATGACCGCTCTGAAAAAACTATTAGAAGAGGAGCTAATTGCACGCAATCAATTTGGTGAAATTTATAAAAAATAA
- a CDS encoding cation:proton antiporter: MHAATLLLNALDFSLPLKNPVLIFALILFIILFSPLLLNKLKIPHLIGLIMAGAVIGTHGLNLMSRDSSIVLFGTVGLLYIMFLAGLEIDLAEFKKNGRKSLFFGFLTFSLPMILGVGAGLYLLDFSLMTSVLLASMLASHTLIAYPLVSKLGVSKNRSVSITVAGTLITDTLSLLVLAVIVGMSAGQLTNEFWIRLVISVILFALIVMLGFPLIGRWFFKRFEDSISQYIFVLAMVFLGAFLAEAAGMEAIIGAFLAGLALNRLIPRTSPLMNRIEFVGNALFIPFFLIGVGMLIDYRAFFKDLETLKVASVMTFVALLSKFLAAFFTQKAFKFNKNELKLMFGLSAARAAATLAAVLIGYNIILGTDAAGQPIRLLNESVLNGTILMILITCTVASFLSQQGAQALALADAAADSEGKSESEERILIPIANLENAEELVNLSITVKSKRNKDGVFALNVINNTTGDSQAEKNAHKILDRATEVGAATDIKIQQLLRYDLNIVNAITSVIKEHKITDMIIGLHRKGNLSDSFLGTLTEGILTKCNTTTLIYKPHQPLATINRHIILIPEKAEREIGFPFWLIKLWNIGRNTGAKLVFYATENTIFYLKEIQAQNPIDLEFHIFDDWEDFLIISREVKVNDNLMVVMSRKNHPSYTPQMNKIPSYLNKYFNHNNFTLIYPIQAGVMAESYMNLKNPPILEPLQENLNRLDEFGKNLGKYFSKNK; the protein is encoded by the coding sequence ATGCACGCCGCAACTCTCTTGCTCAATGCACTCGATTTTTCATTGCCTTTGAAAAATCCTGTTCTTATTTTTGCTTTAATTTTGTTTATCATTCTCTTTTCGCCTTTGCTTTTAAATAAGCTCAAAATTCCACACCTGATAGGGCTTATTATGGCAGGTGCGGTTATTGGCACACATGGGCTAAATTTGATGAGCAGAGATAGTAGTATTGTGCTTTTTGGTACGGTAGGCTTGCTCTACATTATGTTTTTGGCAGGCTTGGAAATAGATTTGGCAGAGTTTAAAAAGAACGGGCGCAAGAGTCTTTTTTTTGGCTTCCTGACTTTTTCGCTGCCCATGATTTTGGGCGTAGGAGCAGGGCTTTATTTGCTCGATTTTAGCCTGATGACTTCGGTTTTGCTTGCTTCCATGCTTGCCTCGCACACACTTATTGCCTATCCTTTGGTGAGCAAACTGGGCGTATCAAAAAATCGCTCGGTCAGTATTACCGTTGCTGGAACGCTTATCACCGATACGCTTTCGCTTTTGGTCTTGGCAGTAATTGTAGGCATGAGTGCAGGGCAACTCACCAACGAATTTTGGATACGCTTGGTCATTTCCGTTATCCTCTTTGCCCTTATCGTGATGCTCGGATTTCCCCTTATCGGGCGGTGGTTTTTCAAACGCTTCGAAGATAGTATTTCGCAATATATTTTTGTCTTGGCGATGGTCTTTTTGGGCGCGTTTTTAGCCGAAGCCGCAGGTATGGAAGCCATTATCGGCGCATTTTTGGCAGGCTTGGCACTGAATCGTCTGATTCCGCGCACTTCGCCTTTGATGAATCGGATTGAATTTGTGGGAAATGCCCTTTTCATTCCCTTTTTTCTGATTGGAGTGGGCATGCTCATCGACTACCGCGCTTTTTTCAAAGACCTCGAAACGCTCAAAGTCGCCAGCGTGATGACCTTTGTGGCGTTGTTGTCTAAATTTTTAGCCGCTTTTTTTACCCAAAAAGCCTTTAAATTTAATAAAAACGAACTCAAACTCATGTTCGGATTGAGTGCCGCACGTGCCGCCGCTACTTTGGCAGCCGTCTTGATTGGCTACAATATTATTTTGGGTACTGATGCCGCAGGGCAGCCCATTCGCTTATTAAATGAAAGTGTTTTGAATGGTACAATTTTAATGATTCTCATTACCTGTACCGTTGCCTCCTTCCTTTCTCAACAAGGCGCACAAGCCCTTGCCTTAGCCGATGCCGCCGCCGATAGCGAGGGCAAATCTGAAAGCGAGGAGCGTATTCTTATTCCGATTGCAAACCTCGAAAATGCCGAAGAATTAGTCAATTTGAGCATTACCGTCAAATCTAAGCGCAACAAAGATGGCGTTTTCGCCCTCAACGTCATCAATAACACGACGGGCGATAGCCAAGCCGAAAAAAATGCGCACAAGATTTTAGACCGCGCCACAGAAGTTGGGGCTGCCACAGACATCAAAATCCAGCAACTTTTGCGATACGACCTCAATATCGTCAATGCCATTACCAGCGTTATCAAAGAGCATAAAATTACGGATATGATTATTGGTTTGCATAGAAAAGGTAACCTTTCTGATTCTTTTTTAGGCACGCTTACCGAGGGTATCCTAACCAAGTGCAACACCACAACGCTTATCTACAAGCCGCATCAACCCTTAGCCACTATCAATCGCCACATTATCCTCATTCCCGAAAAGGCGGAGCGCGAAATTGGTTTTCCTTTTTGGCTTATTAAATTGTGGAATATTGGTAGGAATACAGGTGCAAAATTAGTTTTTTACGCAACTGAAAATACAATTTTTTATCTAAAAGAAATACAAGCCCAAAATCCTATCGACCTCGAATTTCATATTTTTGATGATTGGGAGGATTTTCTCATCATTTCGCGCGAGGTAAAAGTGAATGACAATTTGATGGTGGTCATGAGCCGCAAAAATCACCCTTCTTATACGCCACAAATGAACAAAATACCGAGCTATCTAAACAAATATTTTAATCATAATAATTTTACACTCATCTATCCCATACAGGCAGGCGTGATGGCTGAAAGTTATATGAACCTGAAAAATCCGCCTATTTTAGAACCCTTACAAGAAAATCTAAACCGCTTAGATGAATTTGGTAAAAATTTAGGCAAATATTTTTCAAAAAACAAGTAG
- the obgE gene encoding GTPase ObgE: MDTSENFIDFIKIYCRSGKGGAGSVHFRREKFVPNGGPDGGDGGRGGHIIVKGNPHLWTLLHLRYRKHIMAEDGQNGGAAKCFGKQGKDIIVEVPIGTLIKDAETEEVLAEIMHPEQEVVIVKGGRGGLGNTHFATPTTQAPQYAQPGEPAIEKYIYFELKILADVGLVGFPNAGKSTLLSVISAAKPKIADYAFTTLAPNLGVVPYRDDRSFVVADIPGIIEGAAEGRGLGLRFLRHIERNSILLFLVPADAKNIRKEYDILLDELRRYNPELLDKKRFLAISKSDLLDEELEKLTSAELPTDLPHLFISSANMKNIQLLKDKLWELLNR, translated from the coding sequence ATGGATACTTCAGAAAATTTTATAGATTTTATCAAAATCTATTGCCGTTCAGGAAAAGGCGGCGCAGGCTCGGTACATTTTCGCAGAGAAAAGTTTGTCCCCAATGGCGGTCCCGACGGGGGCGACGGGGGAAGGGGCGGACATATTATCGTCAAGGGCAATCCGCACCTCTGGACGCTGCTCCACTTGCGCTATCGCAAGCACATCATGGCAGAAGATGGACAAAATGGAGGGGCAGCCAAATGTTTTGGCAAACAGGGTAAGGATATAATCGTGGAAGTGCCTATCGGGACACTCATCAAAGATGCCGAAACCGAAGAAGTGTTGGCAGAAATTATGCACCCCGAACAGGAGGTTGTTATCGTCAAAGGGGGTAGAGGGGGCTTGGGAAATACCCATTTTGCTACCCCTACCACACAGGCACCGCAGTACGCACAGCCCGGCGAGCCAGCCATAGAAAAGTACATCTACTTCGAGCTTAAAATCTTGGCTGATGTAGGCTTAGTGGGCTTTCCCAATGCAGGGAAATCTACGCTGCTTTCGGTTATTTCTGCTGCCAAACCCAAAATCGCAGACTATGCCTTTACCACGCTTGCGCCTAATTTGGGCGTAGTGCCGTATCGCGACGACCGTTCCTTTGTCGTTGCCGATATTCCCGGTATCATCGAAGGGGCAGCCGAAGGGCGCGGCTTGGGCTTACGCTTTTTGCGTCATATAGAGCGAAATTCCATTCTACTTTTTTTAGTGCCTGCTGATGCTAAAAATATACGAAAAGAATACGACATTCTTTTAGACGAACTTCGACGCTATAATCCCGAACTTTTAGACAAAAAACGGTTCTTGGCTATCTCTAAATCTGACCTCTTAGATGAAGAATTAGAAAAACTCACCAGTGCCGAACTGCCTACCGATTTGCCACACCTTTTTATTTCTTCGGCGAATATGAAAAATATCCAACTGCTAAAAGATAAACTTTGGGAACTGCTTAACCGATAA